In Magnetospirillum sp. XM-1, a single window of DNA contains:
- a CDS encoding methyl-accepting chemotaxis protein — protein sequence MERLLSRLALRRQVASLVVMAGLVFLAAALLLWNSRQREDAARREADSFRTVMTQTDQVDIALLQARRQEKNFLLRHDEDSASKQPRHVAEAREALDRMAAVLPGDGPPRRELIAKVKDGAERYGRAFAAMVETQRKVGFTDQVGLLGALRGSALDMEKVLKARDLSDLTILVLQMRRAEKNFLLRRQPADRAELDGLVAAFAKALPTGGLGAAERAQLGESLDRYHRDFSAAADGIDAVAGLEREMIAVHKDWLEGVLASMVADARNAAVAAETRAVEVGRAAQLTLQAVMGGGFALILTLGLWLGASIERPIKRMAEVMKALADGDKAAAIPAQDRHDEVGEMARAVQVFHDVMVEADRLREAREAERIRSEEEKAAALMAMADDFEASVKSKVAEVERATGGIRQTAQVMAGRSERSGSRSLDVGDAVRITTERATGAAEATRQLALAINEIARQVANSTDIARRTVEDVNATARQMGGLANSVQSIGEVVRLINDIASQTNLLALNATIEAARAGEAGKGFAVVAGEVKTLANQTARATDEIARQVGEIQASSHSMADAITAVVDIIKSLDEVSAAIAGAVQEQEAATREIADDIDEVARQAQSVSANVGDLSRSSAQTCAGTVRVIWSAKSLSQVVETLTAETDRFLVRVRQ from the coding sequence ATGGAACGCCTTCTCTCTCGATTGGCGCTGCGGCGCCAGGTTGCTTCCCTGGTGGTCATGGCCGGTCTGGTGTTTCTGGCGGCGGCGCTGCTGCTGTGGAACAGCCGCCAGCGCGAGGACGCCGCCCGCCGCGAAGCCGATTCCTTCCGGACGGTGATGACCCAGACCGATCAGGTGGACATCGCCCTGCTGCAGGCCCGGCGCCAGGAAAAGAACTTCCTGCTGCGCCATGACGAGGATTCGGCCTCCAAGCAGCCCCGCCATGTGGCCGAGGCCCGCGAGGCCCTCGACCGTATGGCCGCCGTGCTGCCCGGTGACGGGCCGCCCCGGCGCGAGCTGATCGCCAAGGTCAAGGACGGCGCCGAGCGTTACGGCCGCGCCTTCGCCGCCATGGTCGAGACCCAGCGCAAGGTGGGATTCACCGATCAGGTCGGGCTGCTGGGCGCGCTCAGGGGCTCGGCGCTCGATATGGAAAAGGTGCTGAAGGCCCGCGACCTGTCCGATTTGACCATCCTGGTGCTGCAGATGCGCCGGGCGGAAAAGAACTTCCTGCTGCGTCGCCAGCCGGCGGATCGGGCCGAGCTGGACGGCCTGGTGGCGGCGTTCGCCAAGGCCTTGCCGACGGGCGGTCTCGGCGCCGCGGAGCGGGCGCAGCTGGGGGAAAGCCTGGACCGCTATCACCGCGATTTTAGCGCCGCCGCCGATGGCATCGACGCCGTCGCCGGCCTGGAACGCGAGATGATCGCCGTCCACAAGGATTGGCTCGAGGGCGTGCTGGCCTCCATGGTGGCCGACGCCCGGAACGCCGCCGTCGCCGCCGAGACCAGGGCCGTCGAGGTCGGGCGAGCCGCCCAGCTGACCCTGCAGGCGGTGATGGGCGGCGGCTTCGCCCTGATCCTGACCCTGGGGCTGTGGCTGGGGGCTTCCATCGAGCGGCCGATCAAGCGCATGGCCGAGGTGATGAAGGCCCTGGCCGACGGCGACAAGGCCGCCGCCATTCCCGCCCAGGACCGTCACGACGAGGTGGGCGAGATGGCGCGTGCCGTCCAGGTCTTCCACGACGTCATGGTCGAGGCCGACCGGCTGCGCGAGGCGCGCGAGGCCGAACGCATCCGTTCCGAGGAGGAGAAGGCCGCCGCCCTGATGGCCATGGCCGACGATTTCGAGGCCAGCGTCAAGAGCAAGGTCGCCGAGGTCGAGCGCGCCACCGGCGGCATCCGCCAGACCGCCCAGGTCATGGCCGGGCGTTCGGAACGCAGCGGCTCGCGCTCGCTCGACGTGGGCGACGCGGTGCGCATCACCACCGAACGCGCCACCGGCGCCGCCGAGGCGACCCGCCAGCTGGCCCTGGCCATCAACGAGATCGCCCGGCAGGTGGCCAATTCCACCGACATCGCGCGGCGCACGGTGGAGGACGTCAACGCCACCGCCCGGCAGATGGGCGGGCTGGCTAATTCGGTGCAGTCCATCGGCGAGGTGGTCAGGCTGATCAACGACATCGCGTCCCAGACCAACCTGCTGGCCCTGAACGCCACCATCGAGGCGGCGCGTGCCGGCGAGGCGGGCAAGGGCTTCGCCGTGGTGGCGGGCGAGGTGAAGACCCTGGCCAACCAGACCGCCCGGGCCACCGACGAGATCGCCCGCCAGGTGGGCGAGATCCAGGCCTCGTCGCACAGCATGGCCGACGCCATCACTGCGGTGGTCGACATCATCAAGTCGCTGGACGAGGTTTCGGCGGCCATCGCCGGCGCGGTGCAGGAGCAGGAGGCGGCCACCCGCGAGATCGCCGACGACATCGACGAGGTGGCCCGTCAGGCCCAGTCCGTCTCGGCCAATGTGGGTGACCTGTCGCGCTCGTCCGCCCAGACCTGCGCCGGCACGGTCCGCGTGATCTGGAGCGCCAAGAGCCTGAGCCAGGTGGTGGAAACCCTGACCGCCGAGACCGACCGCTTCCTGGTCCGGGTCCGGCAGTAA
- the ccoG gene encoding cytochrome c oxidase accessory protein CcoG produces MSMIGKTPEPSTACPSSPAYAASAKVQPRGVKGRYRSLKWWASALLLAYWHLAPFIRWDRGPGAPSQAILADMAGRRGYFFSIEIWPQEVYFLTGLLFMAAIALFLMTSLVGRVWCGFLCWQTVYTDLFVAVERLVIGERNQRIAFERAPLSAGKLAKKAVVNALWLAIAGACGIGFTLYFGDAFEQLRDIFTGQASTATYGAIAVVGGLCFLLAGYAREQVCIYMCPYARFQSAMFDEHSLIISYEAWRGEARGPAPADRDFSGRGHCVDCLACVQACPTGIDIRNGNQLACIGCGLCIDACNQVMDRFKLPRGLVSYDSSANLAARGENRQGGLRLLRPRTLAYGGILALVAAVMLFRLTTRPDVDVNVLHERSPLFVQMSDGSIRNGYAYKVLNMKGEDRSFTLRLDGETGGTISVVGGASDAASAELRVPRDSVGDFRLYVTLPADKVASRKMPLVFVLSGQGREVRTETLFAGPEK; encoded by the coding sequence ATGTCGATGATCGGCAAGACGCCCGAGCCGTCCACGGCCTGCCCATCGAGCCCGGCCTACGCCGCCTCGGCCAAGGTCCAGCCGCGCGGCGTGAAGGGGCGTTACCGCAGCCTGAAGTGGTGGGCCAGCGCCCTGTTGCTGGCCTATTGGCATCTGGCGCCGTTCATCCGCTGGGATCGCGGCCCCGGCGCGCCATCCCAGGCCATCCTGGCCGACATGGCGGGACGGCGGGGCTATTTCTTCTCCATCGAGATCTGGCCGCAGGAGGTCTACTTCCTGACCGGCCTGCTGTTCATGGCGGCCATCGCCCTGTTCCTGATGACCTCGCTGGTGGGGCGCGTCTGGTGCGGCTTCTTGTGCTGGCAGACGGTCTACACCGACCTGTTCGTGGCGGTGGAGCGCCTGGTGATCGGCGAGCGCAACCAGCGCATCGCCTTCGAGCGCGCCCCGCTTTCCGCCGGCAAACTGGCCAAGAAGGCGGTGGTCAACGCCCTGTGGCTGGCCATCGCGGGCGCCTGCGGCATCGGCTTCACGCTGTATTTCGGCGACGCCTTCGAGCAGTTGCGCGACATCTTCACCGGCCAGGCCAGCACCGCCACCTATGGCGCCATCGCCGTGGTGGGGGGCCTTTGCTTCCTGCTGGCCGGCTATGCCCGCGAGCAGGTGTGCATCTATATGTGCCCCTATGCCCGCTTCCAGTCGGCCATGTTCGACGAGCATTCGCTGATCATCTCCTACGAGGCGTGGCGGGGCGAGGCCCGCGGCCCGGCGCCGGCCGACCGCGATTTCAGCGGGCGCGGCCATTGCGTCGATTGTCTGGCCTGCGTCCAGGCCTGCCCTACCGGCATCGACATCAGGAACGGCAACCAGCTGGCCTGCATCGGCTGCGGGCTGTGCATCGACGCCTGCAACCAGGTGATGGACCGCTTCAAGCTGCCGCGCGGGCTGGTGTCCTACGATTCCTCGGCCAATCTGGCGGCCAGGGGCGAGAACCGCCAGGGCGGGCTGCGCCTGTTGCGCCCGCGCACCCTGGCCTATGGCGGCATCCTGGCCCTGGTCGCCGCGGTGATGCTGTTCCGCCTCACCACGCGCCCCGACGTGGACGTCAACGTGCTGCACGAACGCTCGCCGCTGTTCGTGCAGATGTCGGACGGCAGCATCCGCAACGGCTATGCCTACAAGGTGCTGAACATGAAGGGCGAGGACCGCAGCTTCACGCTCCGGCTCGATGGTGAGACCGGCGGCACCATCTCGGTGGTGGGCGGGGCCAGCGACGCGGCTTCGGCCGAGTTGCGGGTGCCGCGCGATTCCGTGGGCGATTTCCGCCTCTACGTCACCCTGCCGGCCGACAAGGTGGCGTCGCGGAAGATGCCGCTCGTCTTCGTGCTGTCCGGCCAGGGCCGCGAGGTCAGGACCGAGACCCTGTTCGCCGGGCCGGAGAAGTAG
- a CDS encoding Crp/Fnr family transcriptional regulator, with translation MRDHEIEAAWRGLASCEQCSIRDLVLFADLKGEDFGIIHLPIEDIRLAAGAALYQAGQAAGHVFTVREGLFKLEQYLPDGSHRIVSLLGQGDVAGLEATVAESYEHTAVALSPAKVCRIPRDVVSRLTPKLHRQLMKKWHDAVQRSHECTRELSTGSARQRIARLFRLLAPEAAPDCRLFGREDLGALLGITPETASRVVAEFKRLGVVTETAPNVFRRDLGQLDAIAGEG, from the coding sequence ATGCGTGACCATGAGATCGAGGCGGCCTGGCGCGGGCTGGCCTCGTGCGAGCAATGCTCCATCCGCGACCTTGTGCTGTTCGCCGACCTCAAGGGCGAGGATTTCGGCATCATCCACCTGCCCATCGAGGATATCCGCCTCGCCGCCGGGGCCGCGCTCTATCAGGCGGGCCAGGCGGCCGGGCACGTCTTCACCGTGCGCGAAGGCCTGTTCAAGCTGGAACAGTACCTGCCCGACGGCAGCCACCGCATCGTCAGCCTGCTGGGCCAGGGCGACGTGGCCGGGCTGGAGGCCACGGTGGCCGAGTCCTACGAGCACACGGCGGTGGCGCTGTCGCCGGCCAAGGTCTGCCGCATTCCCCGCGACGTGGTCAGCCGTCTGACGCCCAAGTTGCACCGCCAGCTCATGAAGAAGTGGCACGACGCGGTGCAGCGCTCGCACGAATGCACCCGCGAATTGTCCACCGGCAGCGCCCGGCAGCGGATCGCCCGGCTGTTCCGCCTGCTGGCCCCCGAGGCGGCCCCCGATTGCCGCCTGTTCGGGCGCGAAGACCTGGGCGCCCTGCTGGGCATCACGCCCGAAACCGCCAGCCGGGTGGTGGCGGAGTTCAAGCGGCTGGGCGTGGTGACCGAGACCGCGCCGAACGTGTTCCGGCGCGACCTTGGCCAATTGGACGCCATCGCCGGCGAGGGATAA
- a CDS encoding DUF6691 family protein produces MSRALVFLLCGLVFGAGLALSGMTDPAKVVGFLDFFGRWDPRLTATMGGAVAVAALGQGLIRRWGRPLLCAESPAPPPTRIDLRLVAGSVIFGAGWGLAGLCPAPALAVSAQNPLALLFVAGFVAGLLGISRLGGKG; encoded by the coding sequence ATGAGCCGGGCGCTGGTCTTCCTGCTCTGCGGTCTGGTGTTCGGCGCCGGGCTGGCGCTGTCGGGCATGACCGACCCCGCCAAGGTGGTCGGCTTCCTGGATTTCTTCGGACGCTGGGACCCCCGGCTGACCGCCACCATGGGCGGCGCGGTGGCCGTCGCCGCCCTGGGGCAGGGGCTGATCCGCCGCTGGGGCCGTCCCCTGCTGTGTGCCGAGAGTCCGGCGCCGCCGCCTACGCGCATCGATCTCCGGCTGGTGGCCGGGTCGGTCATCTTTGGCGCGGGCTGGGGGCTGGCGGGGCTGTGCCCGGCGCCGGCCCTGGCGGTGTCGGCGCAAAATCCGCTGGCCCTGCTGTTCGTGGCGGGCTTCGTCGCCGGATTGCTGGGAATCTCCCGGCTGGGCGGCAAAGGATAA
- a CDS encoding YeeE/YedE family protein → MIVALSAADWSLALAGGALIGLAAAGLMLAFGRVAGVSGLVRGALAGRFEAIAFVVGLPLGALLVQGLTGAGGAVSLASPGRLVLAGLLVGIGAGLANGCTSGHSVCGIARLSPRSLVATMLFIAVGAGMVALVGVPGS, encoded by the coding sequence ATGATCGTGGCGCTTTCCGCCGCCGATTGGAGCCTCGCCCTGGCGGGCGGGGCCCTGATCGGGCTGGCGGCGGCCGGATTGATGCTGGCCTTCGGCCGGGTGGCCGGGGTCAGCGGATTGGTGCGGGGCGCCCTGGCCGGGCGGTTCGAGGCCATCGCCTTCGTCGTCGGCCTGCCGCTCGGCGCCCTTCTGGTGCAGGGCCTGACCGGCGCCGGCGGCGCGGTTTCGCTGGCCTCGCCCGGGCGGCTGGTTCTGGCCGGGCTGCTGGTGGGGATCGGCGCCGGGCTGGCCAACGGCTGCACCAGCGGCCACTCGGTGTGCGGCATCGCCCGCCTGTCGCCGCGTTCGCTGGTCGCCACCATGCTGTTCATCGCGGTCGGCGCCGGAATGGTCGCCCTGGTGGGAGTGCCGGGATCATGA
- a CDS encoding carboxymuconolactone decarboxylase family protein, whose translation MLKDWNELANGLSKMVGQVRGGVPEVMKGFSAMAKAATADGALDAKTKELIALALGIAARCDGCLAFHAKAVVDLGGSRDEVMETIAMSVYMGGGPSLMYGALALEAYDQFAAKKQAAE comes from the coding sequence ATGCTCAAGGATTGGAACGAACTGGCCAACGGCCTGTCGAAGATGGTCGGCCAGGTGCGCGGCGGGGTGCCCGAGGTGATGAAGGGCTTTTCCGCCATGGCCAAGGCGGCCACCGCCGACGGCGCGCTGGACGCCAAGACCAAGGAGCTGATCGCGCTGGCGCTGGGCATTGCGGCGCGCTGCGACGGCTGCCTGGCCTTTCACGCCAAGGCGGTGGTGGACCTGGGCGGCTCGCGCGACGAGGTGATGGAGACCATCGCCATGTCGGTCTACATGGGCGGCGGCCCGTCCCTGATGTACGGCGCCCTGGCGCTGGAAGCCTACGACCAGTTCGCCGCCAAGAAGCAGGCCGCCGAATGA
- a CDS encoding ion transporter — MRRRRTLRRTVYHMLGGEGHSDLLVKVVDAFLIALIVLNVLAVVLESIEHLSIAHGPAFHAFDLASVAIFSLEYLLRLWTAVEIDDPKFRHPVWGRLRWAVSPMAIVDLLAVLPFYLGMFVELDLRAIRVLRVLRVFKLGRYSMAMTVMAAVARQEARSISAVLFVMVVILVLTSSLIYLFEHRAQPHVFSDIPTSMWWAVVTLTTLGYGDMVPITPLGRLLGALTAILGVGMIALPAGVLASGFSEQMRIRREEYREAVEKALEDGSINRSERRLLERTRRTLQLSEEEASLILRQSVETGHLCPHCAKPLRGAHAHPEED, encoded by the coding sequence GTGCGCCGCCGGCGCACGTTGCGGCGCACGGTCTACCACATGCTGGGCGGCGAAGGCCATTCCGACCTGCTGGTCAAGGTGGTCGACGCCTTCCTGATCGCGCTGATCGTGCTGAACGTGCTGGCGGTGGTGCTTGAATCCATCGAGCACCTGTCCATCGCCCACGGACCGGCCTTCCACGCCTTCGACCTGGCCTCGGTAGCGATCTTCAGCCTGGAATACCTGCTGCGGCTGTGGACGGCGGTGGAGATCGACGATCCAAAATTCCGCCATCCTGTCTGGGGGCGGCTGCGCTGGGCGGTGTCGCCCATGGCCATCGTCGACCTGCTGGCGGTGCTGCCGTTCTATCTGGGCATGTTCGTCGAGCTGGACCTGCGGGCCATCCGCGTGCTGCGCGTGCTGCGCGTCTTCAAGCTGGGCCGCTATTCCATGGCCATGACGGTGATGGCGGCGGTGGCCCGCCAGGAGGCGCGGTCCATCTCGGCCGTGCTGTTCGTCATGGTGGTGATCCTGGTGCTGACGTCCAGCCTGATCTACCTGTTCGAGCACCGCGCCCAGCCGCATGTGTTCAGCGACATCCCCACCTCCATGTGGTGGGCGGTGGTGACGCTGACCACGCTGGGCTATGGCGACATGGTGCCCATCACCCCCCTGGGCCGATTATTGGGGGCGCTGACCGCCATCCTGGGTGTGGGCATGATCGCGCTGCCCGCCGGTGTGCTGGCCTCGGGCTTCTCCGAGCAGATGCGCATCCGCCGCGAGGAATACCGCGAGGCGGTGGAAAAGGCGCTGGAGGACGGCTCCATCAACCGCTCCGAACGCCGGTTGCTGGAACGCACGCGGCGCACCCTGCAGCTCTCCGAGGAAGAGGCGTCGCTGATTCTGCGTCAGTCGGTGGAGACCGGGCATCTGTGTCCCCACTGCGCCAAGCCGTTGCGCGGTGCCCATGCCCATCCCGAGGAAGACTGA
- the cobA gene encoding uroporphyrinogen-III C-methyltransferase, whose translation MSTAGSNAKAGRVFLIGAGPGDPDLLTVKALRLIQGAALVVYDRLVSQEIMELIPPAAERVYAGKALGNHHLVQDEINDLLLRLARSGRDVVRLKGGDPFVFGRGSEEALHLARHHIAFEVVPGISAAAGCSTYAGIPLTHRGLATGVRFVTGHLRDDRSLDLDWTKLADPDVTLAVYMGLQALPEIAAQLMAAGLSADTPAAAVESGTTPRQRRVVGTLATLLDLTRDAGLQAPTLLIIGKVVGLADELDWFGKHA comes from the coding sequence ATGAGCACGGCCGGGTCGAATGCCAAGGCGGGGCGGGTGTTTCTGATCGGGGCGGGGCCGGGCGATCCGGACCTGTTGACGGTCAAAGCGTTGCGCCTGATTCAGGGCGCCGCCCTGGTGGTGTATGACCGACTGGTCAGTCAGGAGATCATGGAGCTGATCCCCCCCGCCGCCGAGCGCGTCTACGCCGGCAAGGCGCTGGGCAACCATCATCTGGTGCAGGACGAGATCAACGACCTGCTGCTGCGCCTCGCCCGCTCGGGCCGCGACGTGGTGCGCCTCAAGGGCGGCGACCCCTTCGTCTTCGGACGCGGCAGCGAGGAGGCGCTTCATCTGGCGCGCCACCACATCGCCTTCGAGGTGGTGCCGGGCATCAGCGCCGCCGCCGGCTGCTCCACCTATGCCGGCATTCCGCTCACCCATCGCGGGCTGGCCACCGGCGTGCGCTTCGTCACCGGCCATCTGCGCGACGACCGCTCGCTGGACCTGGACTGGACCAAGCTGGCCGACCCCGACGTCACCCTGGCGGTCTATATGGGCCTGCAGGCCCTGCCGGAAATCGCCGCCCAGCTGATGGCCGCCGGCCTGTCCGCCGACACGCCGGCCGCCGCCGTCGAAAGCGGCACCACGCCGCGCCAGCGCCGGGTGGTCGGCACCCTGGCCACCTTGCTGGACCTGACGCGGGACGCCGGGCTGCAGGCTCCCACCCTGCTGATCATCGGCAAGGTCGTCGGGCTGGCCGACGAGCTGGACTGGTTCGGCAAGCATGCTTGA
- a CDS encoding CbiX/SirB N-terminal domain-containing protein, whose product MLENSALVLVGHGSGRYPDAAKPVLALAESIRRRNLFTEVAAVFMKQDPPLSAALSLVGAATVYVVPVFAGRGFYTGTLIPREIGLTGQVTERDGRRVVYTEPAGTHPRLPGLLACRADGVARSCGWEPGQTSLLLIAHGSARPGGAGETPRAIARALTAMNHFAEVELVFLEQEPLAQTWPERVKGERVVALPLLVAQGLHAGQDIPPLFGLIQGQTGPVDSHGRQVALATGLGAEPELEEIILDLVRGSP is encoded by the coding sequence ATGCTTGAGAATTCCGCCCTGGTCCTGGTCGGCCATGGCTCGGGACGATATCCCGACGCCGCCAAGCCCGTCCTGGCCCTGGCGGAGTCCATCCGGCGCCGCAATCTGTTCACCGAGGTGGCGGCGGTGTTCATGAAGCAGGACCCGCCGCTGTCGGCCGCCCTGTCCCTGGTCGGCGCCGCCACCGTCTACGTGGTTCCGGTCTTCGCCGGGCGCGGCTTTTATACCGGCACCCTGATCCCGCGTGAAATTGGACTGACCGGTCAGGTAACCGAGCGCGACGGTCGCCGCGTGGTCTATACCGAGCCGGCGGGGACCCATCCCCGCCTGCCCGGCCTGTTGGCCTGCCGCGCCGACGGCGTGGCGCGGTCCTGCGGCTGGGAACCGGGGCAAACCAGCCTGCTGCTCATCGCCCACGGCTCGGCCCGGCCGGGCGGCGCGGGCGAGACGCCGCGGGCCATCGCCCGCGCCTTAACCGCCATGAACCACTTCGCCGAGGTGGAACTGGTCTTCCTGGAACAAGAGCCCCTGGCCCAGACCTGGCCGGAACGGGTCAAGGGCGAGAGGGTCGTGGCGCTGCCCCTGCTGGTGGCGCAAGGTCTGCACGCCGGCCAGGACATCCCGCCGCTGTTCGGCCTGATCCAGGGCCAGACCGGCCCGGTGGACAGCCACGGGCGGCAGGTGGCCCTGGCCACCGGCCTGGGCGCCGAGCCGGAGTTGGAGGAGATCATCCTCGATCTGGTGCGGGGCTCCCCTTAG
- a CDS encoding IS630 family transposase (programmed frameshift), with protein MTRPLSVDLRDRVARYVLAGHSRRQAASVFNISVSSAVRYVAQYLSSGTVAPKRQGGDRRSKLGDHRAYVLLRVKQVPDISLADLTKELAERGVQIHLSNLARFLRAQGLTYKKKTLVASEQMRPDVRLLREEWIKGRQPLMRRQAHRLVFLDETGTNTKMTRLRGRSPKGARLKAAVPFGHWKTETFIAGLRHDGLVAPFVINCPMNRKMFEAYIETQLAPTLEPGDVVILDNLSAHKSPRAERIIQDRGAFMLFLPPYSPDLNPIEMAFSKLKAHLRKTAARTIQDLWDAIGRICDLYEPQECRNFFKAAGYEPV; from the exons ATGACTCGACCTTTATCCGTAGATCTGCGCGACCGTGTTGCGCGATATGTTCTGGCTGGCCATTCGCGCCGACAGGCGGCCAGTGTCTTCAATATCTCGGTGAGCTCGGCGGTACGCTATGTGGCGCAATATCTGTCGAGTGGGACGGTGGCGCCAAAGCGGCAAGGCGGTGATCGGCGCAGTAAATTGGGCGACCATCGGGCCTATGTGCTGCTGCGTGTTAAGCAGGTTCCGGATATCTCGCTGGCCGATTTAACCAAAGAACTGGCCGAGCGGGGCGTTCAAATCCATCTTTCCAACCTTGCCCGGTTTCTCCGGGCACAGGGGCTGACCTATAA AAAAAAAACTTTGGTCGCGTCCGAGCAGATGAGGCCGGACGTCCGGTTGCTGCGCGAGGAGTGGATTAAAGGCCGCCAACCGCTGATGCGGCGTCAGGCCCATCGCCTGGTGTTCCTCGACGAGACCGGAACCAATACCAAAATGACCCGTCTGCGGGGCCGCTCACCCAAAGGGGCGCGGTTGAAAGCCGCTGTGCCCTTCGGACATTGGAAGACGGAAACATTCATCGCCGGGCTGCGTCATGATGGCTTGGTGGCGCCCTTTGTCATCAATTGCCCGATGAACCGGAAGATGTTCGAGGCCTATATCGAGACCCAACTGGCCCCAACCCTGGAGCCGGGCGACGTCGTGATCCTCGACAATCTCTCAGCTCACAAAAGTCCTCGGGCAGAACGGATCATCCAAGATCGTGGTGCCTTCATGCTGTTCTTGCCGCCGTATTCCCCCGACCTCAATCCCATCGAAATGGCCTTCTCGAAGCTCAAGGCACACCTCAGAAAAACGGCTGCCAGGACCATTCAGGACCTATGGGACGCCATCGGCCGAATCTGCGATCTCTACGAACCTCAAGAGTGCCGAAATTTCTTCAAGGCTGCCGGATATGAACCAGTGTGA
- a CDS encoding TauD/TfdA family dioxygenase has protein sequence MIPACFRLDDTESYARWRGGRLARAPVATCDLVVEVGDIAALTPGERQALHHRLGRANTAVYAEGPKPGRDHKAALKALAAQLGLASLDSNALADDDGITPLSVHREGTRSRYIPYTERPITWHTDGYYNPPDRTVRALLLHCAGKAAEGGANRLMDHEMLYIQLRDEDPELIRALMRPDALTIPGNEEEGMTRPETVGPVFSFNADGSLHMRYTARTRNAVWSDEAAPAAAAIRRLLDGPSPHIFEHVLEEGQGLVSNNPLHTREPFRDDPRSPRLLYRARYHERIS, from the coding sequence ATGATTCCAGCCTGTTTCCGCCTCGACGATACCGAGTCCTATGCCCGCTGGCGGGGCGGAAGACTGGCGCGGGCGCCTGTCGCGACCTGCGATCTGGTGGTGGAGGTGGGCGACATCGCCGCACTGACCCCTGGTGAAAGGCAGGCGCTGCACCACCGTCTGGGCCGCGCCAACACGGCGGTCTATGCCGAGGGGCCGAAGCCGGGCCGCGACCACAAGGCGGCGCTGAAGGCCCTGGCCGCCCAATTGGGCCTCGCCTCGCTGGATTCCAACGCCCTGGCCGACGACGACGGCATCACGCCGCTGTCCGTGCATCGCGAGGGCACGCGGTCGCGCTACATCCCCTATACCGAGCGGCCCATCACCTGGCATACCGACGGCTATTACAATCCGCCGGACAGGACGGTGCGCGCCCTGCTGCTCCATTGCGCCGGAAAGGCGGCCGAGGGCGGGGCCAACCGGCTGATGGACCACGAGATGCTCTATATCCAGCTGCGTGACGAGGACCCGGAGCTGATCCGGGCGCTGATGCGGCCCGACGCGCTGACCATTCCCGGCAACGAGGAGGAGGGGATGACACGGCCCGAGACGGTGGGGCCGGTGTTCTCGTTCAATGCCGACGGAAGCTTGCACATGCGCTACACGGCGCGCACCCGCAACGCCGTCTGGTCGGACGAGGCTGCACCGGCGGCGGCGGCCATCAGGCGCCTGCTGGACGGGCCGTCGCCCCATATCTTCGAGCATGTGCTGGAGGAAGGCCAGGGACTGGTCTCCAACAACCCGCTGCATACCCGCGAGCCGTTCAGGGACGATCCCCGATCGCCCCGCCTGCTCTACCGGGCGCGCTATCACGAGAGGATTTCATGA